The following coding sequences lie in one Spirosoma sp. KUDC1026 genomic window:
- a CDS encoding NADH-quinone oxidoreductase subunit C, with the protein MTFTDIYSLLAKQFPQTLQANTQNLQPFILVPADQLVAVCQFLRDDDRLFFDLLACLTGLDNSPAADTMDVVYNLTSIPYEHDLMIRVTVPRNTGEKALPAIPSVAHIWRTADWHEREAFDLIGISFTGHPDLRRILLPTDWNGHPLRKDYKEDDQYHGIKTT; encoded by the coding sequence ATGACATTCACCGACATATACAGCCTGTTAGCGAAGCAGTTTCCGCAGACACTTCAGGCTAATACGCAGAATTTACAGCCTTTCATACTTGTTCCTGCTGATCAACTGGTAGCGGTCTGCCAGTTCCTGCGCGATGACGACCGGCTTTTCTTCGATTTGCTGGCCTGCCTGACAGGGCTGGATAATAGCCCGGCGGCTGATACGATGGATGTAGTCTATAACCTCACCTCCATTCCGTATGAGCACGACCTGATGATCCGGGTTACGGTGCCGCGGAATACAGGAGAGAAAGCCCTGCCCGCGATTCCGAGTGTTGCCCACATCTGGCGTACGGCCGACTGGCACGAGCGGGAAGCGTTTGACCTGATCGGTATTTCCTTCACCGGCCATCCCGACCTGCGCCGAATCCTGCTGCCCACCGACTGGAACGGGCATCCATTGCGGAAAGATTACAAGGAAGACGATCAGTATCACGGTATCAAAACCACCTGA
- a CDS encoding M1 family metallopeptidase, whose product MQRLLPFLLLFCFASLTFGQTPSAIFPKPLSPRLANYQIDVTLDPATKKLTGRETLTWRNPSGDVIRELQFHLYLNAFRNEQSTFMRESGGQLRGDQIERNAKENPYGSIDVVSMKVRSGESLAYQFIQPDDQNKNDHTVIRVPLSKPVGPGETIVLDINFRAKLPKIFARTGFSRDYFLVGQWFPKIGVYEPAGTRYATQGQWNCHQFHAHSEFYADYGVYDVNITTPTQFWVGATGLMVGEKKNPNGTKTLRWHAEDVVDFAWTASPHFQVVNDKWKHVSIELLLQPEHAGQAKRHLDAIKAALAYFDKNLGKYPFPNLTIVDPPVHASGSGGMEYPTFITAGTAWFVPEGVRLPETVTVHEFGHQYFMQLLASNEFEEAWLDEGFNQYYEGRVMDDTYGVRSSAAELLGFRMGDTESSRDSYVHQRNPAIGSSFGNTWQLPDGQYGVLTYSKTATWLKTLEGLVSKPVMDEIMRTYFQRWQFKHPNADSFISIVNEIVPKRLGNKYGPDMNWFFDQALYGDKVVDYELTSIRNQKQGNRYRSTVLVQRKADGQMPLDILVHFDNGKELLLFWDGKGRQRAFTLTENAKVVWAKADPKQKLYMDTNFNNNSLTLQPSTAPAAKYATSFLFWLQNWMQWLAWLV is encoded by the coding sequence ATGCAACGACTCCTGCCTTTTCTGCTGTTGTTCTGTTTCGCTTCGCTGACGTTCGGGCAAACCCCGTCGGCTATTTTTCCGAAACCACTGAGTCCTCGGCTGGCCAATTATCAGATTGACGTAACGCTCGACCCGGCCACCAAAAAATTAACCGGCCGCGAGACCCTGACCTGGCGCAACCCGTCGGGCGATGTTATTCGGGAGCTGCAGTTCCACCTGTATCTAAACGCGTTCCGAAACGAGCAGTCGACGTTCATGCGCGAGTCGGGGGGGCAGCTACGGGGGGACCAGATTGAACGTAATGCCAAAGAAAACCCCTATGGCTCCATCGACGTAGTTTCCATGAAGGTACGGAGTGGTGAGTCACTGGCTTATCAGTTCATTCAGCCCGACGATCAAAATAAAAATGACCATACGGTTATCCGGGTGCCGCTAAGCAAGCCCGTCGGTCCCGGCGAAACAATTGTTCTAGATATTAACTTCCGCGCCAAACTGCCAAAGATCTTTGCTCGCACGGGGTTCAGTCGCGACTACTTTCTGGTTGGGCAGTGGTTCCCCAAAATTGGCGTCTACGAGCCGGCCGGTACCCGCTACGCAACGCAGGGTCAGTGGAACTGCCACCAGTTTCATGCTCACTCCGAATTCTACGCCGACTACGGCGTTTATGACGTCAACATCACTACACCAACCCAGTTCTGGGTGGGAGCCACGGGGCTGATGGTAGGCGAGAAAAAGAATCCTAACGGCACCAAAACACTACGTTGGCATGCCGAAGACGTAGTGGATTTCGCCTGGACAGCTTCTCCGCATTTTCAGGTCGTGAACGACAAATGGAAACACGTCAGCATCGAGCTGCTGCTCCAGCCCGAACATGCTGGTCAGGCCAAGCGGCATCTGGACGCCATCAAAGCCGCGTTGGCTTACTTCGATAAGAATCTTGGTAAATACCCCTTCCCTAACCTGACCATTGTCGATCCCCCGGTGCATGCCAGCGGATCGGGCGGTATGGAGTACCCTACGTTCATTACGGCGGGCACGGCCTGGTTTGTACCGGAAGGAGTTCGACTTCCCGAAACGGTGACGGTTCACGAATTCGGCCACCAGTATTTCATGCAGTTACTGGCGTCAAACGAATTCGAAGAAGCCTGGCTGGATGAAGGATTCAATCAGTATTACGAAGGTCGAGTGATGGACGATACGTACGGCGTTCGCTCATCGGCGGCTGAGCTGCTAGGCTTTCGAATGGGTGACACGGAAAGTTCGCGGGACAGCTATGTTCACCAACGGAATCCGGCCATTGGCTCCTCGTTCGGAAATACCTGGCAGCTCCCCGACGGTCAGTACGGGGTGCTGACGTATTCCAAAACGGCGACCTGGCTCAAAACGCTGGAAGGTCTCGTCAGTAAACCCGTCATGGACGAAATCATGCGGACGTATTTTCAGCGCTGGCAGTTCAAACACCCGAACGCCGATAGCTTTATCAGCATTGTCAACGAAATCGTACCCAAACGCCTGGGCAATAAGTACGGCCCGGATATGAACTGGTTCTTCGATCAGGCGCTCTATGGGGATAAGGTCGTTGACTACGAACTGACCAGCATTCGCAACCAGAAACAGGGGAACCGCTACCGCTCGACGGTACTGGTTCAGCGTAAGGCCGATGGTCAGATGCCGCTGGACATACTGGTTCATTTTGACAATGGCAAGGAGCTACTCCTGTTCTGGGATGGCAAAGGACGCCAGCGGGCCTTTACGCTGACCGAGAACGCCAAGGTTGTCTGGGCCAAAGCTGATCCGAAGCAGAAGCTCTACATGGATACCAACTTCAACAACAACAGTCTGACGCTGCAGCCTTCAACCGCCCCAGCCGCCAAATACGCTACGTCGTTTCTGTTCTGGCTTCAGAATTGGATGCAATGGCTGGCCTGGCTGGTATAA
- a CDS encoding bifunctional alpha,alpha-trehalose-phosphate synthase (UDP-forming)/trehalose-phosphatase — translation MTSVKQSHNRIIIVAYRLPFTIKRTNEGTEIFQNSGGLVSAVLSLAEQVGQSTSEHAPKIHWVGQAGNNLADLPSSVFENENFVAHPVFIDDDVHKRFYEGFANDLIWPLFHYFPTYASFREEDFEAYQQANTRFLEELVAIIEPGDLIWIQDFQLMLLPDMLRQAIPEACIGYFFHIPFPNYEIIKLLPRAWRQALIGGVLGADVVGFHTADYVSHFLQSVAEVLGLPTINQRIVLPERSVVVKDFPISIDYNKFNLESQTPEVIEIKQRYQKLVAPHKLIFSVDRLDYTKGITYRLQGYERFLEQNSDWHERVTFVMNVVPSRDQIGHYQELKREIDETVGRINGSYGSIGWRPIVYSYKSLEFNELLASYTACDIALITPVRDGMNLVCKEFVASRFDNQGVLILSELTGAAQELTNALIINPTDTQEVASAILQALEMEPAEQARRMQIMRNHLQNHNVFRWSHDFMNTFEHATDEHPVLETNLSVDAYLTAFDNASRRLLLFDFDGTLTPLVNDPADAHLSETMHQVLAQLAQQSDIVVISGRNRTFLEKTFEGLPVQLVAEHGAFHKKADQDWQRLDLSDGNWVDLIRPLLQQYVDLFPGTFVEAKETAIAWHYRRATADDIESRAVELATQLRSVQSSVPLTVIQGNKVIEIKPAQHSKGTVARSLYEQESYDFIVSIGDDTTDEDMFRQMPNWAYTIKVGTGTSFAQYRLARQHDVETLLQLMSDSLVNS, via the coding sequence ATGACTAGTGTTAAACAATCCCACAACCGTATCATCATTGTTGCCTATCGATTACCTTTTACGATTAAACGCACGAACGAAGGCACCGAAATTTTCCAGAATTCAGGCGGCCTGGTTTCAGCCGTTCTATCGCTGGCCGAACAGGTAGGACAGTCAACGTCAGAACACGCGCCCAAGATTCACTGGGTTGGCCAGGCAGGCAATAATCTGGCAGATCTTCCCAGCTCCGTTTTCGAGAACGAGAACTTCGTTGCTCACCCGGTTTTCATCGATGATGATGTACACAAGCGGTTTTATGAGGGCTTTGCCAACGACCTGATCTGGCCCCTATTTCACTACTTCCCCACCTACGCTTCTTTCCGGGAAGAAGATTTCGAGGCTTATCAACAGGCCAACACCCGTTTTCTGGAAGAACTGGTAGCTATTATCGAACCCGGCGACCTCATCTGGATTCAGGATTTTCAGCTGATGCTGCTGCCCGATATGCTACGGCAGGCCATTCCGGAAGCTTGCATTGGTTATTTTTTCCATATTCCTTTTCCTAACTACGAGATCATCAAACTTCTGCCCCGTGCCTGGCGTCAGGCGCTCATCGGCGGAGTTTTAGGCGCCGATGTCGTCGGGTTTCATACAGCCGATTACGTAAGCCACTTTCTGCAAAGTGTCGCGGAGGTATTGGGGTTGCCTACTATCAACCAGCGCATAGTCCTCCCCGAACGATCGGTAGTGGTCAAAGACTTCCCGATCAGCATTGATTACAATAAATTCAATCTGGAAAGTCAGACGCCGGAAGTTATCGAGATCAAGCAGCGGTATCAGAAGCTGGTTGCCCCTCATAAACTGATTTTCTCAGTCGATCGACTCGATTACACCAAAGGTATTACGTATCGTTTGCAGGGGTATGAGCGCTTCCTGGAGCAAAATTCGGACTGGCACGAGCGGGTAACCTTTGTGATGAACGTAGTACCCTCCCGCGATCAGATTGGCCATTACCAGGAACTCAAGCGCGAGATCGATGAAACAGTCGGCCGGATTAATGGGTCGTACGGCAGTATTGGCTGGCGTCCCATTGTCTACTCGTACAAATCGCTGGAGTTCAACGAACTGCTGGCTTCCTATACGGCCTGCGACATAGCCCTGATTACGCCCGTCCGGGATGGCATGAATCTCGTCTGCAAAGAGTTTGTTGCCAGCCGGTTTGACAATCAGGGTGTACTTATCCTTAGTGAACTAACGGGGGCCGCCCAGGAATTAACCAATGCTTTAATCATCAATCCAACCGACACGCAGGAAGTCGCATCAGCCATTTTGCAGGCTCTGGAAATGGAGCCCGCCGAACAGGCACGACGTATGCAGATTATGCGCAACCATCTCCAGAATCACAACGTCTTCCGCTGGAGCCACGACTTTATGAACACTTTCGAACACGCTACCGATGAACACCCTGTCCTGGAAACAAACCTGTCTGTCGACGCTTACCTGACAGCTTTCGACAACGCCAGTCGTCGTTTGTTACTGTTTGATTTCGACGGTACGCTGACTCCGCTGGTCAACGATCCAGCCGACGCCCACCTGTCGGAAACTATGCATCAGGTGCTGGCGCAGTTGGCGCAGCAAAGCGATATAGTAGTCATCAGCGGCCGGAACCGGACGTTCCTGGAGAAAACATTCGAGGGACTACCTGTACAGCTGGTGGCCGAACACGGCGCTTTTCACAAAAAAGCAGACCAGGACTGGCAACGGCTGGACCTATCGGACGGCAACTGGGTCGATCTGATTCGTCCGCTGCTTCAGCAATACGTTGACCTGTTTCCGGGCACCTTTGTTGAGGCCAAAGAGACAGCCATTGCCTGGCATTACCGCCGGGCCACGGCCGACGATATCGAGAGCCGGGCCGTCGAACTGGCCACCCAGTTACGTAGCGTTCAATCGTCGGTGCCGCTGACGGTGATTCAGGGAAACAAGGTTATTGAAATCAAACCGGCGCAACACAGTAAAGGAACAGTGGCCCGCTCGCTATACGAACAGGAGTCGTATGATTTTATTGTCAGCATTGGCGACGACACAACGGACGAAGACATGTTCCGACAAATGCCGAACTGGGCGTATACGATCAAAGTAGGTACGGGCACCTCGTTTGCCCAGTATCGTCTGGCCCGTCAGCACGATGTAGAAACGCTACTTCAGCTCATGAGCGACTCCCTCGTTAATTCTTGA
- the treS gene encoding maltose alpha-D-glucosyltransferase yields the protein MAGNNSVIDDKLHWYKDAIIYELHIKAFRDGNGDGIGDFQGLLEKLDYLQELGVTAIWVLPFYPSPLRDDGYDIADYYSINPSYGTIKQFKLFLDEAHRRNLKVITELVINHSSDQHPWFQRAKKAPKGSPERDYYVWSDDPTKYKDVRIIFQDFELSNWTWDHEAQQYYWHRFFHHQPDLNYDNPLVQDEVFKMIDYWCEMGVDGFRLDAVPYLFEREGTNGENLPETHAFLKKLRKHVDDHFPGVVFLAEANMWPEDSASYFGDGDECHMNYHFPVMPRMFMALQMEDRYPITDIFDQTPEIPATCQWAIFLRNHDELTLEMVTDEERDYMYKTYAKNPKAKINLGIRHRLAPLMGNNRKRIELLNSLLFSLPGTPVLYYGDEIGMGDNVYLGDRDGVRTPMQWSPDRNAGFSGANPQQLYLPTILDPEYHYESVNVETQRGNTSSLFWFTKRMMSLRKKYKAFGRGDLKFMNVENPKVLAFTRTYENQTLLIVVNLSKYAQPAEVDLSSYKGQVPVELFSQNRFPVIGENGTYFFTLAPHDYQWFVLDKTRTEVAEAVDLPELELDRWDNLLDGYSRELLETSLLPAYLDKVDWFNGRGQTLFGVTITDSSKLSVDGQDSYLILIEISYERGLPETYQLVLTFASNVQAAKLMDNCAQSVLATLTVNGKEGILCDGFYVTAVQQLLLNRFVESGPTAGPADSSSDQDRITFEGSAVLTDYVRDHGDVRPKLVTSGQGYTAISYDNNFLLKMYRKIDRALNPDLEISRYLSETVGFDYVPTFAGAVSLQTAGDPIALGMIQLIPESRGDGHKFMLERINNYIERVQARDLSLLNTRDRMGSLAQPVSVDEIPTELEDLLGVRAAEQVRVIGQHIGEMHLALASGKDLKDFAPEDFSLHYQRSLFSGMQALVRENYQTQQRNLNRLPNDIQEEVETIIERKDDILNVLKRIYDKKLDATKIRIHGNLQLNKILLTGKEMAIQDFGGDATRSYSERRLKRSPLRDVVTMIRSFYYVAHEGFAKSLQLSEEDKKDAKRYADFWAYYMSSFFLRAYLDTVRESSLVPQQPDDLEMMIETYLLERAVIDLSDELNHRPDWVQVPLRMITSIINK from the coding sequence ATGGCGGGAAATAACAGCGTGATAGATGATAAGCTACACTGGTATAAGGATGCAATAATTTATGAGCTGCACATCAAAGCCTTTCGCGATGGGAACGGCGATGGAATCGGCGATTTTCAGGGACTGCTCGAAAAGCTGGACTACCTCCAGGAACTGGGCGTAACAGCTATTTGGGTCCTGCCTTTCTATCCGTCACCACTTCGCGACGACGGCTACGACATTGCCGATTACTACAGTATTAACCCGTCTTACGGAACCATCAAACAGTTCAAGCTCTTTCTGGACGAAGCGCACCGCCGGAACCTGAAAGTGATTACGGAGTTGGTGATTAACCACTCGTCCGATCAGCACCCCTGGTTCCAACGGGCCAAAAAAGCCCCCAAAGGATCGCCGGAACGGGACTACTACGTCTGGAGCGACGATCCAACGAAATACAAGGACGTGCGGATCATTTTCCAGGACTTTGAACTCTCGAACTGGACCTGGGACCACGAAGCACAGCAGTATTACTGGCACCGATTCTTCCACCACCAGCCCGATCTGAACTACGACAATCCGCTGGTGCAGGACGAGGTGTTCAAGATGATCGACTACTGGTGTGAAATGGGCGTTGATGGGTTCCGGCTCGATGCGGTACCATACCTGTTTGAACGGGAAGGTACCAATGGCGAGAACCTGCCCGAAACTCACGCCTTTCTGAAAAAACTGCGAAAACACGTCGATGATCACTTTCCCGGCGTTGTGTTCCTGGCCGAGGCCAACATGTGGCCGGAAGATTCAGCCTCCTACTTTGGTGATGGTGATGAGTGCCACATGAACTACCATTTTCCGGTGATGCCGAGGATGTTCATGGCCCTGCAAATGGAAGATCGGTATCCGATTACGGATATTTTCGACCAGACGCCCGAAATTCCGGCAACCTGCCAGTGGGCTATCTTCCTGCGTAACCACGATGAGCTGACACTTGAAATGGTGACCGACGAGGAGCGGGACTATATGTATAAGACCTACGCCAAAAACCCGAAAGCCAAGATCAACCTAGGGATTCGGCACCGGCTGGCTCCGCTGATGGGTAACAACCGGAAACGGATTGAACTCTTAAATAGCCTGCTGTTCTCGCTGCCCGGTACGCCCGTACTGTATTACGGCGATGAGATTGGTATGGGCGACAACGTATACCTGGGCGACCGGGATGGTGTGCGGACACCGATGCAGTGGTCGCCCGACCGAAACGCGGGTTTCTCCGGGGCAAACCCGCAGCAGCTGTATCTACCTACCATTCTGGATCCGGAATACCATTACGAATCGGTGAACGTCGAAACGCAGCGGGGTAATACGTCGTCGCTGTTCTGGTTCACGAAACGGATGATGAGCCTGCGCAAAAAATATAAGGCGTTTGGCCGGGGCGACCTGAAATTCATGAACGTCGAAAACCCGAAGGTGCTGGCATTTACCCGGACCTACGAGAACCAGACCTTGCTGATTGTCGTCAACCTGTCAAAATACGCGCAGCCCGCCGAAGTGGACCTGAGCAGTTATAAAGGACAGGTTCCGGTCGAACTGTTCAGTCAGAATCGCTTCCCGGTCATCGGCGAAAACGGTACGTACTTTTTTACGCTGGCTCCGCACGATTACCAATGGTTCGTGCTGGACAAAACGCGGACCGAAGTGGCCGAAGCGGTTGATCTGCCCGAGCTGGAGCTCGACCGATGGGACAACCTGCTGGATGGTTACTCGCGTGAGTTGCTAGAAACCAGTTTGTTACCGGCCTATCTGGACAAAGTGGACTGGTTTAATGGGCGCGGACAAACCTTATTTGGCGTAACTATCACCGATTCAAGTAAACTTTCGGTTGATGGGCAGGATTCTTACCTGATCCTGATCGAGATCTCGTACGAACGCGGCTTGCCCGAAACGTACCAGCTCGTATTGACTTTCGCTTCCAATGTGCAGGCGGCCAAATTGATGGATAACTGTGCTCAATCGGTGCTGGCTACGTTAACGGTCAACGGTAAAGAAGGCATTTTGTGCGATGGCTTCTACGTAACGGCTGTGCAGCAACTGCTCCTGAACCGATTCGTGGAGAGCGGCCCCACTGCTGGACCGGCGGATTCGTCTTCTGACCAGGACCGGATTACGTTTGAAGGCAGCGCGGTCCTGACCGACTACGTTCGCGATCATGGCGATGTCCGGCCTAAGCTTGTTACGTCCGGACAGGGTTACACGGCCATCAGCTACGATAATAATTTCCTGCTGAAGATGTACCGCAAAATTGACCGGGCGCTCAATCCTGACCTGGAAATCAGTCGGTATCTGTCTGAAACGGTGGGGTTTGACTACGTGCCGACCTTTGCAGGAGCGGTCAGCCTGCAAACGGCTGGCGATCCTATTGCGTTGGGTATGATCCAGCTCATTCCCGAAAGCCGGGGCGATGGACACAAATTCATGCTTGAGCGGATCAATAATTACATTGAACGGGTGCAGGCGCGCGACCTGAGTCTACTCAACACGAGGGATCGGATGGGCAGTCTGGCGCAGCCGGTTTCGGTCGACGAAATACCCACTGAGCTGGAAGATTTATTGGGCGTGCGGGCTGCCGAGCAGGTACGGGTAATTGGTCAGCACATCGGCGAAATGCACCTGGCTCTGGCGTCAGGAAAGGACCTGAAGGACTTTGCGCCGGAGGATTTTTCCCTGCATTACCAGCGGTCGCTGTTTTCGGGCATGCAGGCACTCGTCCGGGAAAATTACCAGACTCAGCAGCGTAACCTGAACCGGCTGCCCAATGACATTCAGGAAGAGGTCGAAACCATTATCGAGCGGAAAGACGATATTCTGAACGTGCTGAAGCGGATTTACGACAAGAAGCTGGATGCGACAAAAATCCGGATTCACGGCAATCTGCAGCTAAACAAAATTCTGCTGACGGGCAAAGAGATGGCGATTCAGGACTTTGGTGGGGACGCAACCCGGAGTTACAGCGAACGACGACTGAAACGCTCACCACTACGGGACGTTGTTACGATGATTCGGTCGTTTTACTACGTAGCCCACGAGGGTTTTGCCAAAAGTCTGCAGCTTTCGGAAGAAGACAAAAAAGACGCCAAACGCTACGCGGATTTCTGGGCGTACTATATGAGCAGCTTTTTCCTGCGGGCTTATCTGGACACCGTTCGGGAAAGCTCGCTGGTACCGCAGCAGCCCGATGATCTGGAAATGATGATTGAAACCTACCTGCTCGAACGGGCGGT